In Haloarcula rubripromontorii, the sequence TCTTGCATCTTTGTATTCAAGAGCCTCGTTTTCATTTGCACTATTTTTTACATATTTCAAGGGGTCCATAGTGTATCTAATCTTTTCAGAAGCAGGTTCAAATATTGAGGGGACAATTATGAGATGAAGACACCTACGACCTTGTGAGGGAGTTTATCGAAGGTGAGTCAATCGAAAGTTCGGCAAGTAACCAACCATCTTCAGATAAGACTGATGAACAAACATCGGGTTCGCAGATAGTCGATATTCAGGACAGTGACGGAGTTGATCAAGAAACGTCGACCTCAGAAGCAGTTGTTGCAGTCATTCAAGGACTCCTTGCACTTGCTGTCGTCATCGGTGTACTATATTTGATTGTCATGACCCTTCTTTTCTGAGTTTGTTCAACAAATCGTGTAGCTCAAAACTCCCACTCAAACGGTACATCATATCGAACAAGCACGGTTTCAAGCACTTATTCGAGGGAACACTATCTGGACAAAGAGCGGGTCCGTGATCCCCTCCACCATGCTATCATACTGGGATTACCATACTATCTTTCGTTGGGGGTTGAATACTACGCGTGCGCGCACATCGCGTAACACATCGCTATCGGTTAGATCATCAGTCCTCGGTTTGTTACGACAATTATCGAGTCCGGGAACCCACAAATTGATCAACTTATACGTTCAACAGTAACTCAACACACACCGCATTCATTACAAATATGATAAATAAGCTATCGTTCCGTGCTTTGGAACTAAGTTGGTTGATTTCCTACTACGGTAGAGCAACAGGTTATCTGGTCTATGAGCTGAAGAAGGAATCCGCTGATTAGAAGCATTAATCCTAGTTTGTACATCCATTTTCTCTCAACCTTTTTATACCTGTTTCTCACATGACGTATTTTGAGGCTTTGGCTGTCGTAATCGTCATCGTCGTCGCGCTCTGACGGTGAAGGAGTGGTCATATTGGCGCTACCGTTGGGTTGCTCCGTAATCCAATATTCCATTTGTTCTGCGTCCCAGTATATTCTGTCACTCGCGAAAACCACGGTATCGTTGCTGGTTATTTTCTCGTCATAAAAATTATTAATGAACCATCTCATTGGATAGAACTTCCAGCCCTTCACTTGGGTCTCTCCTCCTTCTCGACTCTCAATCTTTTTTAGACCGTAATTCACGCCAGTATACATTGGATCAAGCGACCTGATCAATTTTTCCAGCGGACGGTATTCAGGTCCCAGTATCAGGATTGCACCAAAAATATCTAGCAATAGCCCCAGTATTGTCAGGAGTCCCATTGCAAGAATCATTTGAATGGTGACAGGTAAAGTAGTGGCCTTGGAGCATGACGAGTGAATTAGTGGAAAGTTGTATGGTTGTAATCTGACTGGGAGCATCGACGTTTTACTACACTGATCTTTCCCACCGTTCACGTGCTCACTGTCCTGTCGTAACTTGATTCACCCCAAACAGCATCCCAATGCTGAATTGGTTCGTGTCGTGTGGGTTACTCGACTCGGTGGGCGTAGCGGTTAGCGCCCACCGTGAGAGTACCCACCGACCGAACCACCCACTACTCCCGTCGCACCAGGTCACTGCATCCACGACAGCGTCACGAATTGATACACAGTCAGTGGTGCAACGGCCAGCCCGTCGATGGTGAGAGAACAGTGGATGGACCTAAGCACATGCTCACAGACACATCTCCTTAGTTGTGAGCATGATACCACAACTGCCATCATATCGTCAAAATACAATCGATAAGAGTTTGAATTAACCGATCTTATCAGATGCTGTGTAGTTCTAGGTCAAAAATCACCGATACAGCTTACAACCTTGTTAGAAGTCCGTGGACAGGTCTATTGATTTGTACCGACTGTCAATGTTTGAAAGCCGTCCGTCCATCGCATACAGTCCACCGACTGAAGTACGCCAAACCTCAGTCTCCTTGATTCCGAATTTCGGTGAAACCCTGACACCGATTTGGCGACTAAGTGCAGGAAACATCTCATTCATGAAGTGCTTGAACCACTGGAATTCATAGTGGTCCATCATACCAGTACTCATCCATTCTACCGACGTTGCAGCTGCATCGTTGTCTTTGGCATCGTGGCACTGCCGACACAGTGTGTGAAGATTCGAAATGCGCTCAGAGCCACCTACGCCTCGTGGAACGATGTGATCAATATCAAGTGACTGTGCCAGCACCTGTGGCTTTCCACAGTTGGTACATTGGTAGTTATCGCGCTTCAGAACAACATCTCGCAACTCACTGAATTCCGTTAGATTGGATTGATTGTTGTTCTCTGATTCAGTGTCATTGTTATCTTGGTTCGAGTCGTCGTGTTTGTGGTGTTCTGAGGACATGGATGTCTCTCATCGTGCCACCCATTGTTCATACCGAAGATATCACATCACCACACGTTGTAGTGATGGTCGCCTTCGGTGGCCGCACCTTGGTGGCCGAAGGTGCTTACAATCGTGCGCCATCGTGCCTGGCAGCTCTGTGGCGCACTTTCAGTTCCGACGAGCGATAGCGATGCTTCTCACTATGGTACAACTCTATCAGGTCACCAAGTGGGTGCATCCCACTTTCTCGCCGCGACAAACTAATCATGAGGTGCATGCGTTAAAAAGTCCCTCACTCATGGCGCGTGCGCGCGCAGTTTCAGAAAGGAAAAGGGACTATTTATTGCTCCAACATCCTTTCCTCAGGGAAATCAAGCATGGTTACAGCCACTTGGTGAGCATGAATAGTGCGTACAAGATGCCCTCTCGTAAGAGGTCAGACGAACTTACTTAGACCAATGATTGATCGGAGCGTACACGCTACAAACCTCCTCATCAGTTTTATATTCATATGCGTGTCAGATATCGCGGAATATTTTATAGTTCGTCATTACTAATATTTATGATTGTGAGTTGTAGCTGTGCTGTCGGCTGAAGCGGTAAGGGTTAATCGGACAGTGGAGAGTTGCCCAATAAATGACGTACGGGAGACGGTTCGTACGTTCGTGCATTAACTGAAGATGTTGATGGACGGTAGTTTTATATACACCCCTCTCCCGTGTGGTCAATGGAATGCAAACAGAAAGACAGTGGGCCAACGCGGATTTGAACCGCGAACCTCCCGGTTATCAGCCGAGCGCTCAACCTGATTGAGCTATTGGCCCAACGCATTCAGTTGTACCCGAGGGGTATTGAAAAGGGTAACGTTTCGCGGCCGGTTGGGGATGTGAAACCGCGTCAGGGCTTCAGTTTTCGTCGCTGTCGTCGAAGTCAACGTCAGTAGCTTCCTCTGGATCGAAGGATGTGCCGGGACCAGACCCAGAGCCCGGACTGGGGCCGCCATCTGGGCCGGTCGGACCGGGGCCGTTCTCGTCGTTTGGGAAGCCGCCGACGTACACCTGGCCGCTGGCGAAGCCGCCGGTCTTCGCGTCGACGTACGGCTGGACGACCCAGCGGCGCGTGGCGGCGCGGACGGGGTAGCGGGTGAACGGCACCGCGAGCAGAAGACCGACGAAGTCCGTCACCAGCCCGGGGGTGAGGAAGAACGCGCCGGCGGCGATGAGAAGGCCGCCGTCGATGAGTTCGTCGGTCGGGAGTTCACCGACTGCGAGCCGCTGTTGGATTTTCCGAAGCGTCGCGCGGCCTTCAGCGCGGACCAGCAGCATGCCGATCAGCGCCGTCAGGACGACGAGCGCGACCGTCACGAGCGGGCCGAGGAACGGTATCGCGACCGTCACCAGCAACACGATGTCGAACAGCGGGATGAGCAGCAACAGCCCGATGACCCGGAGCATACCACCGCTTGCAGGTCCGCCCCCAAACCCCTTTCGAGAGCGGGGCCAGCTACCGGGCGGTCGATCACCGCTCCCGCAGTCGGACCTCGATAGGCTCTGTGGGACTCAGCGTAATCTGCATCGCCAGCGACAGCGGCGGTTCGGTGACCGCGTCGACGGCGTACTGTTGAGCGATGGTTGCCAGGGCGAGTTTGGCCTCCATCCGGGCGAAGCGCATCCCGATGCAGTGGCGCGGGCCGCCGCCGAAGGGGTAGTAGGCGTAGTCCGGGAGCGACGATTCGAGGTCGTCGTCCCACCGTTCAGGGCGGAACGCATCGGGCGCGTCGTACCACCGTTCGTCGCGGTGGACGAGCCACTGCGGGAGGGTGAGCTGTGCGTCCGTCGAGAGTTCATATCTGCCAAGGGTCACCGGCTCCGTCGGCTGACGAAACACGGTAAACGCGGGCGGGTACAGCCGGAGCACTTCGTTCAGTACGGCGTCGAGATACGGCAGGTCGAACAGGTCTTCGGGCGTCGGCTGGCTGTCTCCCAGTGTCGCGTCAAGTTCCTCGTGCAGGCGTTGCTGGCGCTTCGGATGATTCGCCAGCAAGAACCAGGCGTAGGTGAGCGTCAGCGCCGTCGTGTCGTGGCCGGCGACGAGAAAGGTAAGGAGCTGGTGGCCCAGTCGCTCGCGGTCCATTGTCTCGTCATCGAGCGAGAGCAGCAGGGAGAGGACGTCGTCACGTGCCTTGCGGGCGTGCTCGTCTTCGCGCTGACGGGCGGCGATAACGTCGTCGAGCGTGGACTGAAACTCGGCCAGCGAGTTGTTGACAGCGCGGTTCGTCGCCGTCGGGACCCACAGCGGGAGGTACGCTGACAGCGACCGCGGGTCCAGCCGCTTGCGAAGGGCGTCAAGCAGCGGCTCCAGCGCGTCTGCGGTAGTCTCGATGTCAACGTCCAGCAGCGTCTTGCCGAGAATGTTCAGCGTCAGCTCCTGCATGTGCGGGCGCACGTCGATGCGCTGGTCGTCGCCCCAGTCCGCCGCGGTCCGGTCGGCGAACGCGGTCATCGTGTCGCCGTAGGCGGCGATGCGTTCGCGGTAGAACGCCGGCTGGAGCGCCGTCCGCTGACGCTGCCACTCCTCGCCCTCCAGCAGGAACAGCCCCTCACCGATGAATTGGC encodes:
- a CDS encoding HNH endonuclease, translating into MSSEHHKHDDSNQDNNDTESENNNQSNLTEFSELRDVVLKRDNYQCTNCGKPQVLAQSLDIDHIVPRGVGGSERISNLHTLCRQCHDAKDNDAAATSVEWMSTGMMDHYEFQWFKHFMNEMFPALSRQIGVRVSPKFGIKETEVWRTSVGGLYAMDGRLSNIDSRYKSIDLSTDF
- a CDS encoding FxsA family protein; the encoded protein is MLRVIGLLLLIPLFDIVLLVTVAIPFLGPLVTVALVVLTALIGMLLVRAEGRATLRKIQQRLAVGELPTDELIDGGLLIAAGAFFLTPGLVTDFVGLLLAVPFTRYPVRAATRRWVVQPYVDAKTGGFASGQVYVGGFPNDENGPGPTGPDGGPSPGSGSGPGTSFDPEEATDVDFDDSDEN
- a CDS encoding cytochrome P450; protein product: MDTPQASPDPPEPVTPGDRPPRLGRVPFLDNTAAMLRDPLGFYDRAGAHEADVVGYSVAGTTGCFVCHPDLVEQVLVTDADAYEKGQLLQDTLGQFIGEGLFLLEGEEWQRQRTALQPAFYRERIAAYGDTMTAFADRTAADWGDDQRIDVRPHMQELTLNILGKTLLDVDIETTADALEPLLDALRKRLDPRSLSAYLPLWVPTATNRAVNNSLAEFQSTLDDVIAARQREDEHARKARDDVLSLLLSLDDETMDRERLGHQLLTFLVAGHDTTALTLTYAWFLLANHPKRQQRLHEELDATLGDSQPTPEDLFDLPYLDAVLNEVLRLYPPAFTVFRQPTEPVTLGRYELSTDAQLTLPQWLVHRDERWYDAPDAFRPERWDDDLESSLPDYAYYPFGGGPRHCIGMRFARMEAKLALATIAQQYAVDAVTEPPLSLAMQITLSPTEPIEVRLRER